A genome region from Penaeus monodon isolate SGIC_2016 chromosome 14, NSTDA_Pmon_1, whole genome shotgun sequence includes the following:
- the LOC119580874 gene encoding transcription initiation factor TFIID subunit 5-like: MSDAAGPTYASLTPANPTIINGLAGVDLQTGQQLTTHQGVMNHSDQTVVNSVNVVNTVGVAGTGAVQTVASPIMATVIPPNSGSPAQANGNATATTGESSVSLDRNSLVAVLNFLKKNQFKATEDLLRQETNFYDTVSDSEGGIGGDSEVTSVLSAYKSEGDPAEYEDAYKSLQNFIEKSLDAYKHEVALVLFPVFVHMYLELVYNGHEEVAKSFMEKFGNTQEDYFEEDMHKLSLVTSRDHMTGYQIMDNFRSNQFTVRMSRDTYAHLKRYLTERGGGPVARIIHDRLYLDVYEGVPRTRAQVGATAGAQEGEAPKQVNKTKIYYGLLKEPELPNLAMEEEEGEEEGDKPKKKKPKKDALQKSKKNDPNAPPTYRIPLPELRDIDRIEKAKAFRDTVKRVTLNRETLPSICFYTFLNATGNVTGVDISDDSSLLAYGTADSQVRVQSITPSKLRCMKSAEQLNNIDKDADDVLVRMMDERTADYVRTLLGHSGPVYACSFSPDRNLLLTAGEDGTIRLWSLQTWTCLVVYKGHVFAVWDVRFSPYGYYFASGGHDRTGRLWATDHHQPLRIFAGHFSDVDVVQFHPNSNYVASGSSDRSIRLWDVLNGNCVRVLTGHKDVIDALAFSPCGRFLASGGGDKRVLVWDLANGHLIAEMLSHTSTIYTISFSRDCNMLASGGLDNCVKLWDFTRVLEDNHEEDVSVSHNPEVKRSESLLLGTFPTKNTPVLATHFTRRNVLLAAGPFEG; the protein is encoded by the exons ATGTCAGACGCGGCGGGCCCCACTTACGCTAGTTTGACACCCGCTAACCCGACCATAATCAACGGGTTGGCTGGTGTCGACTTGCAGACGGGTCAACAGCTCACCACACACCAAGGAGTCATGAATCACAGCGACCAGACGGTGGTGAACTCTGTGAATGTGGTGAACACAGTTGGGGTAGCAGGGACTGGCGCCGTTCAAACTGTGGCATCGCCAATTATGGCTACGGTTATTCCTCCAAATTCAGGGAGTCCGGCTCAGGCAAATGGTAATGCGACGGCGACTACAGGAGAGTCCTCGGTTTCCTTAGATAGAAACTCTCTCGTCGCGGTCTTAAACTTTTTGAAGAAAAATCAGTTCAAG GCAACAGAGGATTTGCTAAGACAGGAAACCAATTTTTATGACACTGTTTCTGACAGTGAAGGAGGTATTGGTGGTGATTCAGAGGTCACAAGTGTTTTGTCTGCCTATAAGAGTGAGGGAGACCCAGCTGAGTATGAAGATGCCTACAAAAGTCTTCAGAACTTTATTGAGAAGAGTCTGGATGCATacaag CATGAAGTGGCATTGGTGCTCTTCCCAGTGTTTGTTCACATGTACCTAGAATTAGTATACAATGGCCATGAGGAAGTTGCAAAATCATTCATGGAGAAGTTTGGCAACACTCAAGAAGATTACTTTGAGGAAGATATGCATAAACTTTCTCTTGTTACATCGAGGGACCACATGACAGGATATCAAATCATGGATAACTTTCG ATCAAACCAGTTTACAGTGAGAATGTCAAGAGACACCTATGCACACTTGAAACGGTACCTGACTGAGCGTGGAGGAGGGCCTGTTGCAAGAATCATACATGACCGGCTGTACCTGGATGTTTATGAAGGAGTTCCTCGGACAAGAGCACAGGTTGGAGCAACAGCAGGAGCTCAGGAAGGAGAAGCACCCAAACAAG tcaACAAGACCAAAATCTATTACGGACTCCTGAAAGAGCCAGAGCTGCCAAACTTagcaatggaggaagaggagggtgaagaagagggagataagccaaaaaaaaagaagccaaagAAAGATGCCCTTCAGAAGAGCAAGAAAAATGATCCAAATGCACCACCTACCTACAGAATACCCTTGCCAGAATT gcGGGATATTGATCGAATTGAAAAGGCCAAAGCATTCAGAGATACAGTGAAGAGGGTCACACTAAACAGAGAGACTCTACCATCTATATGCTTCTATACATTTTTGAATGCTACAGGGAA cgtaACAGGAGTTGATATATCTGATGATTCGAGCTTGCTAGCATATGGTACAGCTGATTCACAAGTTCGTGTACAAAGCATCACGCCAAGCAAATTAAGATGTATGAAGTCTGCAGAACAATTGAATAACATTGACAAAGATGCTG ATGATGTCTTGGTACGTATGATGGATGAAAGAACTGCAGATTATGTCCGCACTCTTCTTGGGCATTCAGGCCCAGTTTATGCTTGCTCCTTTAGTCCAGACCGCAATCTTCTGTTGACAGCAGGAGAGGATGGTACTA TTCGCTTATGGAGCTTGCAGACTTGGACCTGCCTTGTTGTGTACAAGGGTCATGTATTTGCTGTATGGGATGTGAGATTTTCTCCCTATGGCTATTACTTTGCATCAGGAGGTCACGATCGGACTGGCCGTTTATGGGCTACAGATCATCATCAGCCATTAAGAATTTTTGCAGGACATTTTTCAGATGTTGAT GTTGTTCAGTTCCACCCAAACAGCAATTATGTTGCTTCTGGTTCTAGCGATCGCAGCATCAGACTTTGGGATGTTCTCAATGGAAATTGTGTTCGTGTTCTAACAGGCCACAAG GATGTTATTGATGCATTAGCATTTTCACCATGTGGGAGGTTTCTGGCTTCTGGTGGTGGAGACAAGCGTGTTTTAGTATGGGATCTGGCAAATGGGCATCTTATTGCTGAAATGTTATCTCATACATCAACAATCTACACAATTTCTTTCTCAAGAGATTGTAATATGCTTGCTTCAG GTGGACTGGACAACTGCGTAAAGCTGTGGGACTTCACACGTGTTCTAGAAGACAATCACGAGGAGGATGTCAGTGTATCTCACAATCCTGAAGTTAAACGGAGTGAATCCTTGCTCTTGGGGACATTCCCAACGAAAAATACACCAGTGCTTGCAACACACTTTACCAGAAGAAATGTTTTGTTGGCTGCTGGACCATTTGAGGGATGA